A part of Methanothrix sp. genomic DNA contains:
- a CDS encoding Gar1/Naf1 family protein, with amino-acid sequence MKRLGTALHVVQNKLIVRRDAADPPKIGSVVVDRKSTKIGKVSDIFGPLERPYVIVRPARGVNATVHVGSMLYVESPRRDGKWKR; translated from the coding sequence TTGAAGAGGCTGGGAACAGCACTCCATGTGGTTCAGAATAAACTTATTGTTCGCAGGGATGCAGCCGATCCTCCAAAGATCGGATCTGTGGTTGTTGATCGAAAGAGCACAAAGATCGGTAAGGTCTCTGATATCTTCGGTCCTCTGGAGAGGCCGTATGTTATCGTCAGACCCGCCAGAGGAGTCAACGCGACGGTTCACGTCGGAAGCATGCTCTATGTGGAATCTCCCAGGAGAGATGGTAAGTGGAAGAGATAG
- a CDS encoding transcription initiation factor IIB, translating into MEEIERIREIERTEQEKIKERIKLQREKEKEEELDKYTVECPECGSRALVRDYERAELVCSDCGLVIDENFIDQGPEWRAFDHDQRMKRSRVGAPMTYTIHDKGLSTMIDWRNRDSYGKTISSKNRAQLYRLRKWQRRIRVSNATERNLAFALSELDRMASALGLSRNVRETAAVIYRRAVEKNLIRGRSIEGVAAAALYAACRQCNVPRTLDEIAEVSRVSRKEIGRTYRFVSRELSLKLMPTSPIDYIPRFCSGLNLKGDVQAKGIEILRQAAEKELTSGRGPTGVAAAAIYIASILCNDRRTQREVADVAGVTEVTIRNRYKELAEELNIEIIL; encoded by the coding sequence GTGGAAGAGATAGAGAGAATTAGAGAGATAGAGCGCACAGAGCAGGAGAAGATAAAAGAGCGCATCAAGCTCCAGCGCGAGAAGGAGAAGGAAGAGGAGCTTGATAAGTATACTGTAGAGTGTCCCGAGTGTGGAAGTCGTGCTCTGGTCAGGGACTATGAGAGAGCGGAGCTTGTATGCTCTGATTGCGGCCTGGTCATAGACGAGAACTTCATCGATCAGGGCCCTGAGTGGAGGGCCTTCGATCACGATCAGAGGATGAAGCGGTCGAGGGTCGGCGCCCCGATGACCTACACGATCCATGACAAGGGACTCTCAACGATGATCGACTGGAGGAACAGGGACTCCTACGGTAAGACCATATCCTCGAAGAACCGCGCGCAGCTCTACCGCCTGAGGAAGTGGCAGAGGCGCATAAGGGTCAGCAACGCAACAGAGCGCAACCTCGCATTCGCCCTTTCAGAGCTCGACAGGATGGCATCCGCCCTTGGCCTCTCCAGAAACGTGAGGGAGACCGCTGCCGTGATCTACAGGAGAGCGGTCGAGAAGAACCTGATCCGCGGAAGGAGCATAGAGGGCGTCGCGGCTGCTGCGCTCTATGCTGCGTGCAGGCAGTGCAACGTGCCGAGAACGCTCGATGAGATCGCTGAGGTCTCCAGGGTAAGCAGGAAGGAGATCGGAAGGACCTACAGGTTCGTCTCGCGCGAGCTCTCGCTCAAGCTCATGCCGACGAGCCCGATCGATTACATACCCAGATTCTGCTCAGGTCTCAACCTCAAGGGCGATGTCCAGGCGAAGGGCATAGAGATCCTGCGGCAGGCCGCGGAGAAGGAGCTCACCTCCGGACGAGGCCCGACCGGTGTCGCGGCGGCAGCCATATACATAGCCTCTATACTGTGCAACGACAGAAGGACTCAGAGAGAGGTGGCTGACGTCGCTGGAGTGACAGAGGTCACCATAAGGAACAGGTACAAGGAGCTCGCAGAGGAGCTGAACATAGAGATCATCCTGTGA